A region from the Acyrthosiphon pisum isolate AL4f chromosome A1, pea_aphid_22Mar2018_4r6ur, whole genome shotgun sequence genome encodes:
- the LOC115033553 gene encoding 52 kDa repressor of the inhibitor of the protein kinase-like yields MKRQLNITSFTQTKRNKTDNLTSENVSIEQSNLSELPSTSKNYTDNHTLNLTPNSHNSMPNDLDKTLTAGVNDIGNYVHNLEIDDFKKEELLKTPWVPHLTYIFPVKTKRNLRFQLSWIQRFSWLSYSQIFEGAFCRPCVLFAREKGGKGGHQQLGALVSKEYANWKNSLQDFQLHTNTSYHKFKQEIALRGSNDFGNVMNTNSFIDGNFRALLRFRVDSGDTILEEHLNNGPKNSLYTSPGIQNEIISICGDIIKSKIVQRVNTAECFSVLADETTDIGRIEQMSVCLRYYDQSDKKIREDFLELTAVDLTGKGLAILIMKSLQNNSINCQFLVGQGYDGASAMSGYLHGAQEYIKKTFTWLFMAQCSFTQSCIGKRQLIALNKKLVLRFKELYPAINFALEKLESSINKETAQKSCQLLSTIKDAKFVIPLIIIENIFSYTLTLCKQLQTINADLVEACNHVDNVLLILDEMRENCNKHFSGMFSVVAIMLNKNKEEIDFPRIAKRQTHRNNVSANTSEEYYKLNIFLPFIDHIRIQLSDRFQKHKSLISSLQQIIPSKCIYSTSEEINDCVQFYSQILIEPSVFKAEFSIWKSKWLKEESRPNTAISGLDNSTPERTFSSLKRLKTYLRNSTGETRLDGLALMSIHREINVDPEEVLNRFAKQSRKMMLL; encoded by the exons ATGAAACGACAGTTGAACATTACATCATTTACCCaaacaaaaagaaataaaacagACAATCTTACTTCTGAAAATGTATCAATTGAACAATCTAATTTATCAGAACTACCTTCAACTAGCAAAAATTATACTGATAATCACACCCTCAATTTGACTCCTAATTCTCATAATAGTATGCCCAATGATTTGGATAAGACACTCACAGCTGGGGTAAATGATATTggtaattatgtacataatttagAAATTGACGATTTTAAGAAAGAAGAACTTTTAAAAACACCATGGGTACCCCATTTGACGTATATTTTTCCTGTTAAAACCAAAAGAAATTTACGATTTCAATTATCTTGGATACAACGATTTTCGTGGCTTAGCTATTCACAGATTTTCGAAGGAGCATTTTGTAGACCATGCGTTTTGTTTGCTCGAGAAAAAGGAGGTAAAGGTGGTCATCAACAATTAGGTGCTCTTGTTTCTAAGGAGTATGCTAATTGGAAAAATTCTCTGCAAGATTTTCAGTTACATACTAATACATCATATCACAAATT TAAGCAAGAAATTGCTCTTCGAGGTTCAAACGATTTTGGAAATGTAATGAACACAAATTCTTTTATTGACGGAAATTTCAGAGCCTTATTACGGTTTCGTGTAGATTCAGGTGACACTATTCTAGAAGAACATTTGAACAATGGTCCAAAAAATTCGTTGTATACTAGTCCTGGCATTCAAAATGAGATTATTTCTATTTGTGGTGATATAATTAAGTCAAAAATAGTCCAAAGAGTTAATACTGCCGAGTGCTTTTCTGTGTTAGCAGACGAAACTACAGACATTGGAAGAATTGAACAAATGTCTGTATGTTTGCGTTATTATGACcaaagtgataaaaaaattcGTGAAGACTTTTTAGAACTTACTGCTGTTGACCTTACTGGAAAAGGACTAGCAATCTTAATAATGAAAAGTTTGCAAAATAACAGCATTAATTGCCAGTTTCTAGTTGGTCAAGGCTACGACGGTGCCTCTGCCATGAGTGGTTATTTACATGGTGCTCAAGAATACATAAAAAAGACTTTCACATGGCTCTTTATGGCCCAGTGCTCATTCACTCAATCTTGCATTGGCAAACGCCAGCTCATTGCCCTCAATAAGAAACT TGTCTTGCGGTTCAAAGAACTATATCCAGCCATTAATTTCGCTTTAGAAAAATTGGAATCTTCAATAAATAAAGAAACAGCTCAAAAGTCTTGTCAGTTATTAAGTACAATTAAAGACGCTAAATTTGTTATACCTctcataataattgaaaatattttttcctatacGTTGACGTTGTGTAAACAGTTACAGACAATAAATGCTGATTTAGTTGAAGCATGTAATCATGTAGataatgtgttattaattttgGACGAAATGAGAGAAAActgcaataaacatttttcaggCATGTTTTCTGTTGTTGCGattatgttgaataaaaataaagaagaaaTAGATTTTCCTCGTATTGCTAAAAGACAAACACACCGTAATAATGTGTCCGCTAATACTTCTGAAGAGTATTACaagcttaatatatttttgccaTTTATTGACCATATAAGAATACAGCTTTCTGATAGATTTCAGAAACATAAATCTTTAATAAGTTCATTACAACAAATTATTCcaagtaaatgtatatattccACTAGTGAAGAAATAAACGATTGTGTACAGTTTTATTCCCAAATATTAATAGAACCTAGTGTTTTCAAAGCTGAATTTTCAATATGGAAATCAAAGTGGCTTAAAGAAGAGTCACGTCCTAATACAGCAATTTCAGGACTTGACAATT CGACACCAGAAAGAACATTTTCTTCTTTAAAAAGATTGAAAACGTATCTTAGGAACTCGACTGGTGAAACTCGTCTCGACGGATTAGCATTAATGTCAATTCACAGGGAAATAAATGTTGACCCAGAAGAGGTGCTAAATCGGTTTGCAAAACAGTCGAGGAAAATGATGTTGCTTTAA